The region GCTCAAGCATTTGGGGCGGATACCGTAATTGCGATTGGTGGCGGCAGTCCGATTGACGCGGCCAAGAGTGTAGCCATATTACTGGCTTATCCGGAAAAAAACGCGCGAGACATCTATGAATTCAAATTTACTCCCGAAAAAGCAGCGCCGATCGTTGCCATTAATCTTACACACGGCACCGGCACTGAAGCGGACCGCTTCGCAGTGGTCAGCATCCCGGAAAAGGAATACAAACCCGCCATTGCATATGATTGCATCTATCCATTGTATTCTATCGATGATCCGGCGCTGATGACCATGCTGCCGCCCGATCAGACGCTATATGTGTCTATTGACGCCGTCAATCATGTAGTGGAGGCCGCGACTACAATCATACAAAATCCGTTTGCGGTCAGCTTAGCAGGTGAAACAATTAAGCTAATTCATAAATATTTACCTCACGCAGTAAAGAATCCCAAGGACTTGGAAGCCCGCTACTTCCTACTGTACGCATCCATGATCGCCGGGATCTCTTTTGACAATGGATTATTGCATTTCACCCATGCGCTGGAGCACCCGCTCAGCGGAGTCAAACCTGATCTCACGCACGGTCTGGGGCTGGGAATCCTCCTCCCTGCGGTTGTCCGGCAAATTTATCCCGCCAAATCGGAAATACTCGCCGATATTTTAGCGCCCCTCGTGCCAGGCTTGACAGGATCGCCTGATGAAGCGGAGAAGGCGTATGATGGTCTCAGGAAATGGCTGAAAGACCTGGGCGTGAAAGAACGACTGACCGACGAAGGATTTACGGAAAAAGATTTAGACAAACTCACGCAACTGGCCTTTGAAACTCCGAGTCTGGAATTGTTGCTCAGCATGGCTCCTGTGCCGGCTACGAAGGAAACGGTAAGGGAAATTTATAACAATTCACTGTAAAACTTGAAATCGCACTCTGGGCACCCCACCGTAGCGGGTAATCTCCTATTACCCAATGCGCTCTAAGTCGTTTCTTGTCCAAGTCATACGCTTGGCTAACTTTTTCTCTCGGCAGACTTGCCAGAGTGCAGGGTAAGCGTAAAAGTATCCCCACATAGCGTATATGCTTCAATCCTGGGATAATGATCTCAGGAGGGATAAGCTGTATGGAAAATACAATAACAAGCAAGCGTAAGGCCTACTGTGCTGTCGAAAAAGCAGCGCTGATAGCAGCATATAAAGCCAGTGGCCTAAGCAAAAAAGAATGGTGCCAGGAAAATGCTATTGGCCTGAGCACATTGCAGAGATGGCTGCAGCACGAAAAAAAGCAGGACCAGCCGCAACCGGTACAAAACTGGATTCCTGTCATCCAGGCTGCGCCAGAACGATCAGCCAGCCTCGAAATACAAATCGGCAAATGCAAAATTGCCGTAGATACTAAAACAGATAAAAAACTCTTGGCAACGGTGCTTGGCGTACTGGTGGAAGTATGCTGAAACTATCGGAACATACACCAGTCTTTTTAGCCTGCGGGGACACCGATATGTGTAAATCCATTAATGGCTTAAGCGCATTGGTGCAGCATAGTTTTAAGTTGGATCCGTTTCAAAAAGCACTGTTCGTCTTTTGCAACAAACAACGCAATCGAATAAAGATTTTAACTTGGGAAGACAACGGCTTTTGGCTGCATTTAAAGCGCTTGGAACGAGGCCGTTTCAAATGGCCGACACTTGACGACGCCACCATGGCGCTTACCACAGAAGAACTGTGGAACCTGATTCAAAGCCCGGGCATCGAACAAAAACTGCGTCGCACGCAAGTTTTAAAAAGCCGCTAAAGTATTGATTTTACTGGCTTTTTGCCTCATTTTCCGGTATAATAGAAGATAAGAAAAATGGTATCGGAAATGAGGATTTTTTCTTGCAAACACAGGCACAGCTTGAAGAAGAAAATGCGGAATTAAAGAAACGCGTTCAGGAATTGGAAGCGCTCAACAAGTGGTATATGGAGCAGTTGAAGCTGCTTCGCCAAAAAAGTTTGGCGCTTCTTCGGAAAAAAGTAAACGCGATGACCAGGAACAGTTAAACCTCTTCAATGAGGCGGAAGCTGAGCGCCAACCGATTGCTGTGGAGCCGGACGTGGAAACCATCAGTTATCAGCGCAAAAAGGGTAAACGCGGAGAAAACATAAAGGACTTGCCGGTAGAAGTGATT is a window of Sporomusaceae bacterium ACPt DNA encoding:
- the adhA gene encoding Long-chain primary alcohol dehydrogenase AdhA, with the protein product MWEKQIDINKIAEIRAKTTVYFGVGAIQKIKDIAVNLSAQGIRKAVVITGKSSHIKTGAWEVVKKALDEQGLGYTMYSKVTPNPTVDQVDEAAKQAQAFGADTVIAIGGGSPIDAAKSVAILLAYPEKNARDIYEFKFTPEKAAPIVAINLTHGTGTEADRFAVVSIPEKEYKPAIAYDCIYPLYSIDDPALMTMLPPDQTLYVSIDAVNHVVEAATTIIQNPFAVSLAGETIKLIHKYLPHAVKNPKDLEARYFLLYASMIAGISFDNGLLHFTHALEHPLSGVKPDLTHGLGLGILLPAVVRQIYPAKSEILADILAPLVPGLTGSPDEAEKAYDGLRKWLKDLGVKERLTDEGFTEKDLDKLTQLAFETPSLELLLSMAPVPATKETVREIYNNSL